GTCTCAAAGTGGCTTTCTTCTTGGCTGGATACTAACCTGTGCCACCTAATGACGATTAGTAGCTTTACTACGTAGACAAATACTTGCTCCCGACCGAAAAAGCCGGTAGTTTCTTCTAGGTAACTCCACCGTAGCTGGTCCATCAGCTGCTCAATCTGGTTGGGTTGGTAGGTAGCGATGGTTTCTCCCAGAAGTTCAATGTAAGGATATTCCCGCAGTAAACTGGTTGGCACCGTTCGTCCTTTGCCTAGCCCGCCTCGAGCTATATCACTTTCTGAGGTAGGTTGGGTTAAAAAGCGAAAATGTGATGCGTTGTAAGCCGCCGCTATCTCCTTTAAGCATCGATCAAACTGAAAGTAGTTATTAATAAATGCGTCTTGCTTTTCAGCTTCTTCGTAAAAAGCTCTCCACAGTTGCGCCTCTATCGTTCGCGGAGGCATCGCCGCAAACTGGTCTTCGTACTCATCAAGAAATTCGCTCATGTAAGCAGGAAGAACCGCGCGCTGCCGATGGTAGTCTTGAAGCACCGCCTCCGTAATTATCGATGGAAACAAAAAAGCTGCCTTAGGAAAATTTTTGTACGTATGAAACAAAATGTTAAGCAGGTTGCGGTTATCATTGGGGTGTAGTAAGTAGCGAAACAGCTTCTCATCAGTGGGCACGAGATTGCGCCGAATGGTATCCAGCACTTCCTCAAAATCAATTTTTTGAGCGTCCATCCCTAGACGTAAATCGGGTAATCCAGCTATGAGATAGTAGTAGCTCATGTTGATTGAGAGAAAAGTAGTTGGGCAGTCTGCTCTTCCAAGTAAGGGGCAAACAGGGCAACAAAATCACTTTCAGTAAACGAAATTTGGTAAGCATTGGCTTTCTCGGCAATCCGAAAACCGCTACTCAGCCGATCGCTGAACGTAATGAATAAGTTCTTGGCGTGCGCTCGAATACTTTGCCGAAAAGCTTCTTCCAATTTATGCTCTAGCTCCTTGGGCAGCAGCAGTTCTAGTTCGTCCGTAGATTTCCAACTAGCGATTGCTTCTAGTATGGCGGTCTGCATGAAAGAATGGTCGGCAAAAGCTTCATTTGTACTTTTGTGCAATATTTTTTGTGACAGTAAGTGCTGGATCTCTTCTTTTAGATCGCTCACCAACTGCTTACCCTTGAGTTGTAATTCCTTTTCAGTGCTTCGGGAAATACGAGCGGCTTCCCGCTGCGCGTCAGTAATAATCTTCTTTGCTTCTTCTTGTGCTGCTCTAACTACTCGATCGTGCTCTGCCGTAGCCTTAGTCAGAATTTCTTCCGACTCTTTGGTTGCTTTCTCAATGCCCTCCTGATAAATCTTATCGGTTAGGATATCTAGGTTATTCATGTCAGCCATAGCTTTTCCGGTTATTTAAGTACCAACAACGGAAGAGGACTGTGAAACGTCATTTTCTCAGTAAGACTCTCCCTGAATAGTCTTTCAATAAAGCTGTAGCTCTTGGGCAGAATAGCGATCAGGCCAATATTGTTGTTTTTGCTGTAGTCAATAATTTCGTCTTTTACTTCACTACTAAAAGTAAAGTTGAACGTGGTTGGAACATTTTCTAGTTTCCTACGCACCAACTGCCGGTAAGCTATTTCTTGAGTCGTCATGGTCTTTTCATCTCGGTTGAGCGTAATAACATCTACGTCAAGCTTTAACTCTTCCACAACTTCCAACAGAAAATCGAGGGTATGGTACTGAGCTTCCTTGCTGTAGTCACATACCAGTCCTACCCTCTCTACTGCTACCAAGCTTGTGTGGTCGGGTAATACCAAAACCGGTACATCTACACTTTTTATAATCCGGGCGGTCTTCGTTCCCCAAAGTTCGCCAAACCCCCGGGCGCCCTTGGTAGCCATTACAATCAGGTGGGTTCCCTCTTCTTTGGAAGCGTTGATGATGCTCTCGATCAGGAAGCCAAGTTCCTTACGAAACTCATAATTTATCGTACTCAGCTTTTTGTGCTGATCTAGCAACCTGTTGAACTGTGAATCAATGCCCCTTTCTAACTCCTCTAGGCTTTTAGCCAACTGCTGGCTAGATCCGTCTTCTACAACCGGTCGGTGGTACACATGATAAATAATCAGTTTTAAGCTAAACCTTTCGGCATAAACAATTGCTTGATCTAATGCCTTACGGGCTCTCTCTGAAAAGTCAGTGGGAAATAGTATCGTTTTCATGGCTAAAGGTTGTTTAAAGAGACTCAACTTACTCTTGGCTATTATACAAGAAGTAGCTGATTGAGACCATGATCGTAGTTGGGTGGTAGCATGATAAATATCATACCCTTACATATACTTACAGCATAGGAATTTACGGCGGTAACGTCACGCACACGCTCAATGTCAGTTGTCAAATTTACAATCTGGTTGTACCTAAGGTTGTACAAATAGGGAGTACTATACTACTTCAGTGTCAACTTCGCAGATATGGCATGTACTATAGAGCAGGTTAGGGATTAAGCGTAGCCTTTTAATAACCAATCGCTACGCTTTGCGGGTAATGTAGCGGAATTGATTGCACTAGCAAGGATACACGAAACTCAGACTGTTTGATACCCCTTTAAGGAAGTCAGCGAGAAAGGAACTGATAGCTCCCAGTAGGTATTTCATAAACCCGATACCTTTCTTCTCGCTCAAAATCTAATTCTTTTCCATTGACATGCGTACTAGCGTAATGATCCGGTATATACACCTTCGCTACGGTTTGCTCGGGTACTTCTAGGGATAAGCGATACTCTCGCGCCACCTCAATTTCTACGGTGATTTTCCCGCGAATGCTAGGGACTTCACCTTTCACTTGTTTGAGCGAGCCGAGTTGCGGCTTCACCTGAAAAGTTTTGTAACCGGGTGCGGTGGGTGATACTCCGGCTACGTACTGGGAAAGCAAGGTGAGTCCTCCGCCACTCCAGGCGTGGTTGGTAGTGCCGCCTCCATAGCCTTCTGAGCCAATACCCCAACCTTCCCAGAGGGTGGTGATCGTAGGATGGTCAACCATCTTAGCAAATCGTTTTTTCATTCGCTCCAGAGCGTACTCTGCGTAGCCCATTTGAAACAGAGCCTCCAGTACGTACTTTTCCATGTAGGGGCTGGCGTGCCATTCGCACTGAAGCACTTGGTAAATAGCTTCGTATTTATCTTCATCAGCTAATCCAGCCACTACCGCTAGCCCTTGGGGTCGGTCATCTGTTTCTCCCTGATGATTAAGAGATTGATAATAACTATCCTGCCAAAAAGCTTGGTTAAACGCTGATTTGAATGCTTTCATTTGCTGGACTACACTGTCTGTTTCATCGTGGTGACCCAACACCTCCGCCATTTTCTGAAGCCCCTTCAGTGCAAGGTAGTACTGCGTATTGATGAGTAAGGGGACATCTTGGTGCTCACCCCAATCGCCCCAGGTCCAACCACCCTCTCGTACCTGTACCGTTCCGTCATCTTTGAGTTTCCAAACTGACAAGTATTTTTTGACTGGTTCGTAAACATCCCGGATCGTTTCCAAGTCTCCACTATGCCAGTAGTAATTCCAGAAGCCATAGTAGCCTACACTGGCGAGCATTTGTCCCGGAAGCTCTTTATCCCAGTTTCCGGCGGGCACGGGGGAAAAAATTGTACCATCGGGGCGTTGCCAGTTCATGATTTCCAGTATGCCTTTACGGGTTAGCAAATCAGCCTTGCGATCCAGGGCGTAGAAAGTTTCACCACTTTCTAGTACCGCATCACCCCACCACTGTGCCCGCTCTCGGTCAGGGCAGTCCATGTAGGTATCGCGCATGGTGATGTACAACGTGCGACGAGCTTTCTCCCACAGTTGATTATAGAACAGATCATTGCAGGTGAAGCTACCAGCAAACTCGGTGTCGTAACCGCTTTCCCGGTACTTTAAGCCTAACACTTTAATTCCCTTAGGAAAATGATAGCGCACATGATGACCGTTGATCCAACCCAGATTCTCGTAAGACTGTCGCCCTTCTCTGGTGATGTAAACCGCCCGAACATTCGGTGGTCCACCGCCAAAGTAGTGATCGGTACGAATATCGATCTTTCCACCTGCCAGAGCTTCTATTTCAAAATAGGGCGTTACTTGGGCATTGTAAGGCAACTGTACAATCACCGTGTCACCTGTAGAAATGAAAGGAAATGAGGGGGCATTTGAATAGTCTTTCAGCCCGAAATCCTTCCACTGCGGAATAGGTCGCTTTACCAACTGATTCCAGGGGGCTACCGGAGGAACTCCCAATGTTTGAGCAGTGGGTAACTCGCTATCGTCAAAATTATCGGCAACGAATGAGAAATCGCCCCGACGGGCATCAAACTGAATGTTAGATTCCGGCAAACGGAAGTTGGGATGGGGCGGAACGGTATTGCCAAAGGCCGGATGCACCCAGGCTTTCCAAGTGCTATCGGTCAAAATTTCTATTCCCTCAGCTTGTACATCAAGCAGTAGCCCGGCCTGACCGCTACTTTTGTGAGAAAACCCATCTTTACCGAAGTAGTGAACCAGCACGGCAACTACGTTTTGCCCTTCCCGAAGATTTTCAGAAATACCTACTTCGTCGTAGTACGTATCCTGCGGGGTAGGCCCACGTTTGAGTCCACCCTCCCGGACTACCATTTTACCATTAATCCATAGCCAATACTTAGAATCAACCGCAATTTTAGCAGTTACCGATGAATCAGGCAGTTGGTCAATGGATATTTCTTTTCGGAAACAAATCCAGCCGTTAGCAGAGTCGACCTTAGTTTGCGGGG
This region of Tunicatimonas pelagia genomic DNA includes:
- a CDS encoding DUF2764 family protein, whose product is MSYYYLIAGLPDLRLGMDAQKIDFEEVLDTIRRNLVPTDEKLFRYLLHPNDNRNLLNILFHTYKNFPKAAFLFPSIITEAVLQDYHRQRAVLPAYMSEFLDEYEDQFAAMPPRTIEAQLWRAFYEEAEKQDAFINNYFQFDRCLKEIAAAYNASHFRFLTQPTSESDIARGGLGKGRTVPTSLLREYPYIELLGETIATYQPNQIEQLMDQLRWSYLEETTGFFGREQVFVYVVKLLIVIRWHRLVSSQEESHFETIRLAINNQVQTSKSPTV
- a CDS encoding V-type ATP synthase subunit E, coding for MADMNNLDILTDKIYQEGIEKATKESEEILTKATAEHDRVVRAAQEEAKKIITDAQREAARISRSTEKELQLKGKQLVSDLKEEIQHLLSQKILHKSTNEAFADHSFMQTAILEAIASWKSTDELELLLPKELEHKLEEAFRQSIRAHAKNLFITFSDRLSSGFRIAEKANAYQISFTESDFVALFAPYLEEQTAQLLFSQST
- a CDS encoding universal stress protein, with protein sequence MKTILFPTDFSERARKALDQAIVYAERFSLKLIIYHVYHRPVVEDGSSQQLAKSLEELERGIDSQFNRLLDQHKKLSTINYEFRKELGFLIESIINASKEEGTHLIVMATKGARGFGELWGTKTARIIKSVDVPVLVLPDHTSLVAVERVGLVCDYSKEAQYHTLDFLLEVVEELKLDVDVITLNRDEKTMTTQEIAYRQLVRRKLENVPTTFNFTFSSEVKDEIIDYSKNNNIGLIAILPKSYSFIERLFRESLTEKMTFHSPLPLLVLK
- a CDS encoding alpha-L-rhamnosidase C-terminal domain-containing protein → MKYIISVIFAVGLVFYLFSSCTSETNALTTAEVVSDESWKAQWIAPQTKVDSANGWICFRKEISIDQLPDSSVTAKIAVDSKYWLWINGKMVVREGGLKRGPTPQDTYYDEVGISENLREGQNVVAVLVHYFGKDGFSHKSSGQAGLLLDVQAEGIEILTDSTWKAWVHPAFGNTVPPHPNFRLPESNIQFDARRGDFSFVADNFDDSELPTAQTLGVPPVAPWNQLVKRPIPQWKDFGLKDYSNAPSFPFISTGDTVIVQLPYNAQVTPYFEIEALAGGKIDIRTDHYFGGGPPNVRAVYITREGRQSYENLGWINGHHVRYHFPKGIKVLGLKYRESGYDTEFAGSFTCNDLFYNQLWEKARRTLYITMRDTYMDCPDRERAQWWGDAVLESGETFYALDRKADLLTRKGILEIMNWQRPDGTIFSPVPAGNWDKELPGQMLASVGYYGFWNYYWHSGDLETIRDVYEPVKKYLSVWKLKDDGTVQVREGGWTWGDWGEHQDVPLLINTQYYLALKGLQKMAEVLGHHDETDSVVQQMKAFKSAFNQAFWQDSYYQSLNHQGETDDRPQGLAVVAGLADEDKYEAIYQVLQCEWHASPYMEKYVLEALFQMGYAEYALERMKKRFAKMVDHPTITTLWEGWGIGSEGYGGGTTNHAWSGGGLTLLSQYVAGVSPTAPGYKTFQVKPQLGSLKQVKGEVPSIRGKITVEIEVAREYRLSLEVPEQTVAKVYIPDHYASTHVNGKELDFEREERYRVYEIPTGSYQFLSR